The Rhodocytophaga rosea genome has a segment encoding these proteins:
- a CDS encoding glycine-rich domain-containing protein, protein MTNTQQELFEKLNHWQIDNIDSSLSFSKRLARENGWTHAYAKDVTEEYKKFIFLAVHAGHPVTPSDAVDQAWHLHLTYTKSYWEDLCEDILHQKLHHHATKGGAKEDNKFEDLYNRTLASYQHFFGSVPPAHIWPSTEERFNEAKYFKRINTRQVWLIPKPRLSVRTQSFLLIALLSGILIGCSGDPVATGLLIGFGAIALVIFIIIRLTLRVHQKTLNKQVHKQKHRNKRTDSHSTTSSNSDTSSSSSSDFSSSSGGTAAGFAGFGGGFFGGGGAGGDYSDSNSSDSSSSDSGSSDSGGDSGSSGCSSGCGGGGGD, encoded by the coding sequence ATGACAAACACGCAACAAGAGTTATTTGAGAAACTTAACCATTGGCAGATCGATAATATAGACTCTTCCCTATCCTTCTCCAAACGATTGGCCCGGGAAAACGGATGGACACATGCCTATGCTAAAGATGTAACGGAAGAATACAAAAAGTTTATTTTTCTCGCCGTTCATGCAGGTCATCCGGTTACTCCTTCCGATGCCGTTGACCAGGCCTGGCATTTGCACTTAACTTACACCAAATCCTACTGGGAAGACTTATGTGAAGATATTTTACATCAAAAACTGCATCACCATGCAACCAAAGGTGGAGCCAAGGAAGACAATAAGTTTGAAGATTTATACAACCGTACATTAGCTTCTTATCAGCATTTCTTTGGCAGTGTCCCTCCTGCTCATATCTGGCCATCGACTGAAGAAAGATTTAACGAAGCAAAATACTTTAAGCGTATCAATACCCGGCAAGTATGGCTTATACCCAAACCCAGGCTATCTGTACGCACACAATCTTTTCTGCTTATCGCACTGCTTTCGGGAATACTTATCGGATGTAGTGGAGACCCGGTAGCTACTGGTTTGCTTATAGGTTTTGGAGCAATAGCCTTGGTTATTTTTATTATTATCCGGCTTACACTAAGAGTCCATCAAAAAACTTTGAATAAGCAAGTACACAAGCAAAAACACAGGAATAAACGAACAGATAGCCATTCTACAACTTCCAGCAATAGTGACACTTCAAGCAGCAGTAGTAGCGACTTTTCGAGTTCTTCCGGTGGAACAGCAGCCGGTTTTGCAGGATTTGGAGGAGGTTTTTTTGGTGGCGGGGGTGCAGGGGGCGACTATTCAGATTCCAACTCAAGCGACAGCAGTAGCAGTGACAGTGGTAGCAGTGATAGCGGTGGAGATAGTGGCAGTAGTGGTTGTAGCAGCGGTTGTGGTGGTGGCGGAGGTGATTAA
- a CDS encoding 2-isopropylmalate synthase, with translation MSDRVYIFDTTLRDGEQVPGCQLTTKEKIEVALELQALGVDILEAGFPISSPGDFNSVVEISKAVTEPVICGLARAKKEDIECTAEALKFAKRKRIHTGIGSSDMHIKYKFNSTREKILEQAIWAVKYAKSFVEDVEFYAEDAGRADLDFLVKLTEAVIGAGATVVNIPDTTGYCLPHTFGNRIKYVFEHVKNVHQATISVHCHNDLGLASANSIEGLVNGARQVEVTMNGIGERAGNTSLEEVVMIMKTHQDLKLHTNINTKLIYPTSLLVSEMMRMPVQPNKAIVGKNAFAHSSGIHQDGFLKHAENYEIINPQEVGIPSSSIVLTARSGRHALKHRLEILGYSFEKAELDDMYKKFIALADEKKLITDEDLQELVAEQYPVKAEANRK, from the coding sequence ATGAGCGATAGAGTCTATATCTTCGACACTACCCTGAGAGATGGAGAGCAGGTGCCAGGCTGCCAGCTAACAACCAAAGAAAAAATTGAAGTTGCGTTGGAACTACAAGCCTTAGGGGTAGATATTCTGGAAGCAGGTTTTCCTATTTCCAGTCCGGGAGACTTTAACTCGGTAGTGGAAATATCTAAGGCGGTAACTGAGCCGGTGATCTGCGGGCTTGCCAGAGCAAAAAAAGAAGATATCGAATGTACAGCCGAAGCACTAAAGTTTGCTAAACGCAAGCGCATCCATACTGGTATCGGTTCTTCCGATATGCACATTAAATACAAGTTTAACAGTACCCGGGAAAAAATCCTAGAACAAGCAATCTGGGCGGTTAAATATGCCAAGAGCTTTGTAGAAGATGTAGAATTCTATGCCGAAGATGCCGGACGGGCTGATCTGGATTTTCTGGTAAAACTGACTGAAGCGGTAATTGGTGCTGGTGCTACGGTAGTAAACATTCCCGATACGACTGGATATTGCCTGCCGCATACCTTTGGTAACCGGATTAAATATGTGTTTGAGCATGTGAAAAATGTACACCAGGCTACTATTTCTGTGCATTGCCATAACGATCTGGGACTAGCTTCTGCTAATTCGATTGAAGGATTGGTAAATGGAGCCCGCCAGGTGGAAGTAACCATGAATGGAATTGGTGAACGGGCCGGAAATACTTCTCTGGAAGAAGTAGTGATGATCATGAAAACCCACCAGGATCTGAAGTTGCATACCAATATTAATACGAAACTCATTTATCCAACGAGCTTATTGGTCTCTGAGATGATGCGTATGCCAGTTCAACCAAACAAGGCAATTGTAGGTAAAAATGCATTTGCGCACTCCTCTGGCATCCACCAGGATGGTTTTTTGAAACATGCCGAGAATTATGAAATCATCAATCCGCAGGAAGTAGGTATTCCTTCATCTTCCATCGTATTGACTGCCCGTAGCGGCCGTCATGCCTTGAAACACCGGTTGGAAATTTTAGGATACAGCTTCGAAAAAGCAGAACTGGACGATATGTACAAAAAATTCATTGCTTTAGCTGACGAGAAAAAGCTGATTACCGATGAAGATTTGCAGGAACTGGTAGCTGAACAATATCCGGTAAAAGCAGAAGCAAACCGGAAGTAA
- the leuB gene encoding 3-isopropylmalate dehydrogenase has protein sequence MKEQKIVVLPGDGIGKEVTTWGKKVLETFSGKNGIRFTFDEALIGHTAIEATGNPLPDETLQKLKASDAVLFGAVGHPKYDNDPSLKVRPEQGLLKMRKELGLYANLRPIRLFDELIHASSIKPEILKGADILFFRELTGDVYFGEPRERRDNGNVAVDTMIYSKMEVRRIAKRAFEAARTRSKKLTSVDKANVLESSRLWREVVQEMAKDYADVEVEHMFIDTAAMKLIKDPRSFDVVLTGNLFGDILTDEASQIAGSMGMLASASLGDQTGLYEPIHGSAYDISGKGVANPLASILSVALMLDISFGLKAESAKVIQAVEQTLKEGFRTRDIADATTATDKIVGTDAMGEKIIKKL, from the coding sequence GTGAAAGAACAGAAAATAGTAGTATTACCAGGAGATGGCATTGGAAAAGAAGTAACTACCTGGGGTAAAAAAGTATTAGAAACATTCAGCGGAAAAAATGGCATTCGTTTTACATTTGACGAAGCCCTCATCGGACACACAGCCATCGAAGCAACCGGCAATCCGCTACCGGATGAAACGCTTCAAAAACTAAAGGCTTCTGATGCGGTACTATTTGGTGCCGTTGGCCATCCTAAATATGACAATGATCCATCTCTGAAAGTGCGTCCGGAACAAGGCTTACTAAAAATGAGGAAAGAGCTGGGTTTATACGCAAACTTACGGCCTATTCGTTTATTTGATGAACTCATTCATGCTTCGAGTATTAAACCGGAAATTTTAAAAGGGGCAGATATTTTGTTTTTCCGGGAGTTAACCGGTGATGTATATTTTGGCGAACCCAGGGAACGCCGGGACAATGGCAACGTAGCTGTGGATACGATGATCTACTCTAAAATGGAAGTGCGCCGGATTGCCAAACGTGCTTTTGAAGCCGCCAGAACCCGCAGCAAAAAGTTAACCTCTGTAGACAAAGCCAATGTGCTGGAATCCTCCAGGTTATGGCGCGAGGTAGTGCAGGAAATGGCTAAAGATTATGCGGATGTGGAAGTAGAACATATGTTCATCGATACGGCTGCGATGAAGCTCATTAAAGACCCGCGCTCGTTCGATGTGGTGCTTACCGGAAATTTATTTGGTGATATCCTTACTGACGAAGCCTCACAGATTGCCGGTTCGATGGGCATGCTTGCTTCCGCATCTTTAGGCGATCAGACTGGCTTATATGAACCGATCCATGGTTCTGCGTATGACATTTCTGGTAAAGGAGTAGCTAACCCACTTGCCTCTATCCTATCAGTTGCCCTAATGCTGGATATTTCATTCGGGCTAAAAGCAGAATCAGCGAAGGTAATTCAGGCTGTAGAACAGACGCTGAAAGAAGGTTTCCGCACCAGAGATATTGCCGATGCTACGACTGCAACAGATAAAATTGTTGGGACAGATGCGATGGGCGAAAAAATTATTAAAAAATTATAG
- the leuD gene encoding 3-isopropylmalate dehydratase small subunit: MLKEKFKSLQSTVVPLPIENIDTDQIIPARFLKATTREGFGENLFRDWRFDNRGNKKDFVLNNPAYTGDILVAGKNFGCGSSREHAAWAIHDFGFKVVISSFFADIFKGNALNNSLLPVQVSEEFLNKIWQQLEANPKAQIEVNLEQQKVILPDGSSESFDINAYKKACLLNGYDDIDYLLSLKNEITAFESR, from the coding sequence ATGTTAAAAGAAAAATTTAAATCTCTGCAATCTACAGTAGTTCCACTGCCCATAGAAAATATTGATACGGACCAGATTATTCCAGCCCGTTTTTTGAAAGCCACCACCCGGGAAGGATTTGGAGAAAACCTATTCCGTGACTGGCGTTTTGATAACCGGGGAAATAAAAAGGATTTTGTATTAAACAATCCTGCCTATACCGGCGATATTCTGGTAGCCGGAAAGAATTTTGGTTGTGGTTCCAGCCGGGAACATGCCGCCTGGGCTATTCACGATTTTGGTTTCAAGGTAGTTATTTCCAGCTTCTTTGCTGATATTTTTAAAGGCAATGCCTTAAATAATAGTTTGCTTCCGGTACAGGTTTCCGAAGAATTTTTGAACAAAATCTGGCAGCAACTGGAAGCCAATCCCAAAGCTCAGATTGAAGTGAACCTGGAACAACAAAAAGTAATATTACCGGATGGTAGTTCAGAAAGTTTTGACATCAATGCGTATAAAAAAGCCTGTTTATTGAATGGCTATGATGATATCGATTATCTATTAAGCTTGAAAAATGAGATCACTGCTTTTGAAAGCAGATAG
- the leuC gene encoding 3-isopropylmalate dehydratase large subunit: protein MSTLFDKLWNSHVVNRKEGYPDVLYIDRHFIHEVTSPQAFEGLRKRGIPVARPDRTTATADHNVPTKDQHLPIKEALSRFQVETLRKNCKEFGIELYDLLHPFQGIVHIIGPELGITQPGMTIVCGDSHTSTHGAFGAIAFGIGTSEVEQVLATQCILQNKPKQMRIEVNGKLGKGVLSKDIILYIISQISSSGGNGYFVEYAGSAITSLSMEARMTICNMSIEMGARGGLIAPDQTTFDYVKGRRFAPQGEEFEKAVAYWKTLKTDEGAVYDKVYTFDAADIEPMITYGTNPGMGIGITERIPTVEELKDHSEATSFKKSLEYMSLEPGSQLLGKQLDYVFIGSCTNARIEDLRLVADFVKGKRKADNVEVLIIPGSKQVEEQAIREGLDRVFTEAGFELRGPGCSACLGMNEDKVPAGKYCISTSNRNFEGRQGPGARTFLASPLSAAAAAITGRVTDVRELI from the coding sequence ATGAGTACCTTATTTGATAAATTATGGAATAGCCATGTCGTCAACCGCAAGGAAGGCTATCCGGATGTATTATATATTGACCGCCATTTTATTCACGAAGTAACCAGTCCGCAGGCATTTGAGGGATTACGCAAAAGAGGAATCCCGGTAGCAAGACCTGACCGAACGACTGCCACTGCCGACCATAATGTACCTACCAAAGACCAGCATCTGCCTATTAAAGAGGCATTATCCAGATTTCAGGTAGAAACCTTACGGAAAAATTGCAAAGAATTTGGCATAGAACTCTACGACCTGCTTCATCCCTTTCAGGGAATTGTACATATTATCGGTCCTGAACTGGGCATTACACAACCTGGAATGACCATCGTATGTGGCGACAGCCATACTTCTACCCATGGGGCGTTTGGAGCCATTGCTTTCGGAATCGGAACCAGTGAAGTAGAACAAGTGCTGGCCACCCAGTGTATTCTGCAGAACAAGCCCAAACAGATGCGTATTGAGGTAAATGGCAAACTGGGCAAAGGCGTTCTTTCCAAAGACATTATTCTCTACATTATTTCCCAGATTTCTTCCAGTGGTGGAAACGGGTATTTTGTGGAATATGCCGGTTCAGCCATCACAAGCCTGTCTATGGAAGCCCGCATGACCATCTGTAACATGAGCATAGAAATGGGTGCCCGGGGTGGATTGATTGCGCCTGACCAGACTACCTTTGACTATGTAAAAGGCCGCCGGTTTGCGCCACAAGGGGAAGAATTTGAGAAAGCAGTAGCTTATTGGAAAACCCTGAAAACGGACGAAGGGGCTGTGTATGATAAAGTATATACCTTTGATGCGGCCGATATCGAACCTATGATTACCTATGGAACGAATCCTGGAATGGGCATTGGTATTACCGAGCGTATTCCTACGGTGGAAGAATTAAAAGATCATAGCGAAGCGACTTCCTTCAAAAAATCATTAGAATACATGAGCCTGGAGCCTGGTTCTCAACTGCTGGGCAAACAATTAGATTATGTATTCATAGGTAGCTGCACCAACGCCCGCATTGAAGATCTGCGTTTAGTGGCTGATTTTGTAAAAGGGAAAAGGAAAGCAGATAACGTAGAAGTGCTGATTATTCCTGGTTCCAAACAGGTAGAGGAGCAGGCCATTAGAGAAGGCCTGGATAGAGTATTTACGGAAGCCGGATTTGAGTTAAGAGGTCCTGGTTGTTCGGCTTGCCTGGGTATGAACGAAGACAAAGTTCCGGCCGGAAAATATTGTATTTCCACCTCCAACCGGAATTTTGAAGGCCGTCAGGGACCTGGCGCACGTACATTTTTAGCCAGCCCATTATCTGCCGCCGCTGCCGCCATTACCGGCCGTGTCACCGATGTACGGGAATTGATTTAA
- the ilvC gene encoding ketol-acid reductoisomerase — MAKINFGGVVEEVVTREEFPLAKAREVLKNETIAVIGYGVQGPGQSLNMRDNGFNVIVGQRKPSKSWDHAVQDGFKEGENLFEIEEALRRGTIICYLLSDAGQIALWPTVSKHLTEGKTLYFSHGFGITYKEQTGIIPPKNIDVILVAPKGSGTSLRRLFLDGQGLNSSFAVFQNASGKAREKAVAMGIGVGSGYLFETDFKKEVYSDLTGERGTLMGAIQGIFEAQYNILRKRGHTPSEAFNETVEELTQSLMPLVAENGMDWMYANCSTTAQRGALDWRHKFRDAVAPVFEELYESVATGKEAERTIKLNSQPDYRVKLDQELKELRESEMWQAGLKVRELRPKK, encoded by the coding sequence ATGGCAAAAATAAACTTTGGTGGTGTAGTTGAAGAAGTTGTAACCAGAGAAGAATTTCCCCTGGCAAAAGCCCGTGAAGTACTAAAAAATGAAACTATCGCCGTAATTGGATACGGGGTACAAGGTCCAGGCCAGTCGTTGAACATGCGTGACAATGGGTTTAATGTAATTGTAGGTCAGAGAAAACCATCTAAATCATGGGATCATGCTGTGCAGGATGGTTTCAAAGAAGGCGAAAATTTATTCGAAATTGAAGAAGCGCTGAGAAGAGGTACCATCATCTGTTACCTGCTTTCGGATGCTGGACAGATTGCCCTGTGGCCAACTGTAAGCAAACACCTCACAGAAGGGAAAACCTTATATTTTTCTCACGGCTTTGGTATTACTTATAAAGAACAAACCGGAATTATCCCACCAAAAAATATTGATGTCATTTTAGTAGCCCCTAAAGGCTCAGGCACCAGCTTGCGGAGATTATTCTTAGATGGACAAGGATTAAATTCAAGTTTTGCTGTTTTCCAGAATGCTTCAGGAAAAGCCAGAGAAAAAGCCGTAGCCATGGGTATTGGCGTAGGTTCAGGATATTTATTCGAAACTGATTTCAAAAAAGAAGTATACAGCGATTTAACAGGCGAAAGAGGTACATTGATGGGCGCTATTCAGGGTATTTTTGAAGCCCAGTATAACATTCTACGCAAAAGAGGACATACGCCTTCCGAAGCTTTCAACGAGACGGTAGAAGAACTCACACAAAGCTTGATGCCACTTGTAGCTGAAAACGGAATGGACTGGATGTATGCCAACTGTTCTACAACTGCACAAAGAGGTGCACTCGACTGGCGTCATAAATTCCGGGATGCCGTAGCACCAGTTTTTGAAGAATTATACGAAAGCGTAGCCACCGGAAAAGAAGCTGAAAGAACCATTAAACTTAATAGCCAGCCAGATTACAGGGTAAAATTAGACCAGGAATTAAAAGAACTCCGTGAGTCTGAAATGTGGCAGGCCGGCTTAAAAGTAAGAGAACTAAGACCCAAAAAATAG
- the ilvN gene encoding acetolactate synthase small subunit, which translates to MENQNGYSTDVKLFIISVLTENKSGLLNAITIIFTRRKINIESINVSESEVSGVSRYTIVVKITREKAEKLVKQIRKLIEVLGAFLYEEEDTHFQELALYKVPLEPFLNDSNNRIEKLIRDNFARILVIEREYIIIEKTGRKSETTKLFEELKQFGVSEFVRSGRISISKSKRRTETFLKELEELSASSMRKN; encoded by the coding sequence ATGGAAAATCAGAACGGTTATAGTACCGATGTAAAGCTGTTTATCATCTCCGTACTGACCGAAAACAAAAGTGGTCTCCTCAATGCCATCACGATCATTTTTACCCGCCGCAAAATCAATATAGAAAGTATTAACGTTTCCGAATCTGAAGTTTCCGGAGTAAGCCGCTATACCATTGTGGTAAAAATTACCAGGGAAAAAGCCGAAAAACTGGTTAAGCAGATCCGCAAACTGATTGAAGTATTAGGTGCATTCTTATACGAGGAAGAAGATACTCATTTTCAGGAACTGGCTTTATATAAAGTACCACTAGAGCCTTTTCTCAATGACAGTAATAACCGCATAGAAAAACTCATCCGCGATAATTTTGCCCGCATTTTAGTGATCGAACGGGAATATATCATTATTGAAAAAACCGGCCGCAAGAGCGAGACAACCAAGTTATTTGAAGAACTCAAACAGTTTGGTGTATCGGAATTTGTGCGTTCCGGCCGCATTTCTATTTCTAAATCCAAACGCAGAACTGAGACTTTCCTGAAAGAACTGGAAGAGCTTAGTGCCAGCTCCATGCGGAAAAATTAA
- the ilvB gene encoding biosynthetic-type acetolactate synthase large subunit: protein MQALTKAPASKTTSEAKIVTGAEAVLLSLLEEGVDTIFGYPGGAIMPIYDALYGYQDRLRHILVRHEQGATHAAQGYARVTGRPGVVFATSGPGATNLITGIADAQIDSTPMVCITGQVSSALLGTDAFQETDVLGISMPVTKWNYQVTDVKELPEVMAKAFFIAKSGRPGPVLIDITKDVQNAKFEYTYKKCEKIRSYAPYPRVNAEDIEAAAKLINAAKKPYILAGHGILISGAQKELLSLAEKAGIPVASTLLGLSAFPCDHPLYVGYLGMHGNYGPNVKTNECDVLIAIGMRFDDRVTGDLKTYARQAKVIHIEIDASEIDKNVKTTVALHADAKDALTAILPKVNKNTHAEWLAEFRACDQIEYDKVIQKALNPPSGGLLMSEVVNYISELTKGEAIVVTDVGQHQMATSRYYKYKTTDSNVTSGGLGTMGFALPAAMGSKIGKPEKQVVAIIGDGGFQMTLQELGTIAQFKIATKIVILNNSFLGMVRQWQQLFHEKRYSCTEMINPDFVAITKGFGIQASKVTDRENITQALQTMLDHDGPYLLEVVVEKEENVFPMVPAGASISNIRLE, encoded by the coding sequence ATGCAAGCATTAACCAAAGCACCTGCCAGTAAGACCACTTCAGAAGCTAAAATTGTAACCGGCGCAGAAGCAGTTTTACTATCATTACTGGAAGAAGGCGTAGATACCATTTTTGGGTATCCTGGAGGGGCCATCATGCCTATTTATGACGCTTTGTACGGATACCAGGACAGACTTCGCCACATTCTGGTACGTCATGAACAGGGCGCAACACATGCAGCCCAGGGTTACGCCAGAGTAACGGGTAGGCCAGGTGTTGTTTTCGCTACTTCTGGTCCGGGTGCTACCAATCTGATTACAGGCATTGCAGATGCGCAGATCGATTCTACTCCAATGGTTTGTATTACCGGCCAAGTAAGTTCTGCTTTACTGGGTACAGATGCTTTCCAGGAAACAGATGTGCTGGGAATTTCTATGCCAGTCACCAAGTGGAATTATCAGGTAACAGATGTGAAAGAATTGCCTGAAGTAATGGCCAAAGCTTTTTTCATTGCTAAATCAGGCCGGCCGGGACCAGTTCTGATTGATATCACCAAAGATGTACAAAACGCCAAATTTGAATATACCTATAAAAAGTGCGAAAAAATCAGAAGCTATGCGCCCTATCCAAGAGTAAATGCAGAGGATATTGAAGCAGCGGCTAAACTGATTAATGCTGCCAAAAAACCATATATTCTTGCCGGACATGGGATTCTGATTTCTGGTGCACAAAAAGAACTGCTTAGCCTGGCAGAAAAAGCTGGTATTCCGGTTGCCTCTACCCTGCTAGGTCTATCTGCCTTCCCTTGCGATCATCCTTTATATGTAGGGTATTTGGGTATGCATGGCAATTATGGCCCCAATGTAAAAACAAATGAATGCGACGTACTGATTGCGATTGGTATGCGCTTCGATGACAGGGTAACCGGTGATCTGAAAACCTATGCCAGACAAGCAAAAGTGATTCACATAGAGATTGATGCATCAGAGATAGATAAGAATGTAAAAACAACCGTTGCATTACATGCGGATGCCAAAGATGCTTTAACTGCTATACTACCTAAAGTAAACAAAAATACACATGCTGAATGGCTGGCTGAATTCCGTGCATGCGACCAAATTGAATATGATAAAGTAATTCAGAAAGCCTTGAATCCCCCAAGTGGCGGTTTATTAATGTCGGAAGTAGTAAACTACATTTCTGAACTCACCAAAGGAGAAGCCATTGTAGTAACTGACGTAGGACAACACCAGATGGCTACTTCCCGCTATTACAAATATAAAACCACTGACAGCAATGTAACTTCCGGTGGATTGGGTACCATGGGTTTTGCTTTACCAGCCGCGATGGGTTCAAAAATAGGAAAGCCTGAAAAGCAAGTAGTAGCCATCATTGGCGATGGCGGTTTCCAGATGACCTTACAGGAATTAGGCACGATTGCCCAGTTTAAAATTGCCACAAAAATTGTCATTCTCAATAATAGCTTCCTCGGAATGGTACGACAGTGGCAGCAGTTATTCCATGAAAAACGCTATTCTTGCACAGAAATGATAAATCCGGATTTTGTAGCCATTACCAAAGGTTTCGGTATTCAGGCTAGTAAAGTAACTGACCGGGAAAACATCACACAAGCCTTGCAAACGATGCTCGATCATGACGGCCCGTATTTACTGGAAGTGGTTGTAGAAAAAGAGGAAAATGTATTTCCAATGGTTCCGGCAGGTGCTTCTATTTCTAACATCCGGCTGGAGTAA
- the ilvD gene encoding dihydroxy-acid dehydratase — METDPKQTTASLNKYSATLTQDETQPASQAMLYGAGFTDEDMKKAQVGIASTGYEGNTCNMHLNGLAAQIKKGVTDAGLMGLIFNTIGVSDGISMGTHGMSYSLPSRDIIADSIETISGAHYYDGLITVVGCDKNMPGAIMAMSRLNRPSLMVYGGTIKSGLYKDEKLNIVSAFEALGKKAAGTISEQDFKEVIKRSIPGAGACGGMYTANTMASAIEAMGMSLPHSSSSPALSEKKKNECRNAGKAILQLLEKDIKPKDIMSYEAFENAIRLTTILGGSTNLVLHLLAIAKSVGVKLTLMDFQRINNETPLLADLKPSGKYMMEDMDSIGGVPAILKLMLKEGLITGNCLTVTGKTLQENLEQESDIPAGQDIIHSFSNPIKATGHIRILFGNLAEQGAVAKITGKEGEFFEGEAIVFDSEDELNDGILHGKVKAGHVVVIRYVGPKGGPGMPEMLKPTSAIIGAGLGNSVALITDGRFSGGTHGFVVGHITPEAQEGGTIALVKNGDRIVIDAVNNTINIQVSAEELAQRKTTWVAPPYKATSGILRKYIKNVSSASEGCVTDL, encoded by the coding sequence ATGGAAACCGACCCAAAACAAACCACAGCCTCTCTTAACAAATACAGTGCAACCCTTACCCAGGATGAAACCCAGCCAGCTTCCCAGGCCATGCTATATGGAGCAGGTTTCACGGATGAAGACATGAAAAAAGCCCAGGTGGGTATTGCCAGCACTGGCTATGAAGGAAATACCTGTAATATGCACCTGAATGGTCTGGCCGCTCAGATTAAAAAAGGAGTTACTGATGCCGGATTAATGGGTTTGATTTTTAATACCATTGGTGTCAGTGATGGCATTTCAATGGGGACACATGGCATGTCCTATTCCCTGCCTTCCCGGGATATTATTGCCGATTCCATTGAAACTATTTCCGGAGCCCATTATTATGATGGCTTAATTACAGTAGTAGGCTGCGATAAAAATATGCCTGGTGCCATTATGGCGATGAGCCGCCTCAACCGTCCTTCGCTGATGGTGTATGGAGGCACGATTAAATCTGGGCTTTATAAAGATGAGAAACTAAATATTGTTTCTGCCTTCGAAGCCTTAGGCAAAAAAGCAGCCGGAACTATATCAGAGCAGGATTTTAAGGAAGTAATCAAGCGTTCTATTCCAGGGGCTGGTGCCTGTGGAGGCATGTATACCGCCAATACGATGGCTTCTGCTATCGAAGCCATGGGCATGAGCCTGCCGCATAGTTCTTCTTCTCCGGCCTTGAGCGAGAAAAAGAAGAATGAATGCCGCAATGCTGGGAAAGCTATTCTGCAATTGCTTGAAAAAGATATCAAGCCGAAAGATATCATGAGCTATGAAGCGTTCGAAAATGCGATCCGGCTCACCACAATTTTAGGTGGTTCAACCAATCTGGTATTGCATTTGCTCGCCATTGCCAAATCTGTAGGCGTAAAACTCACTCTTATGGATTTTCAGCGGATCAACAACGAAACTCCTTTGCTGGCAGATTTAAAACCAAGCGGAAAATATATGATGGAAGACATGGATTCCATCGGAGGCGTACCTGCGATTTTAAAACTGATGCTGAAAGAAGGTCTGATTACCGGAAATTGTTTAACAGTAACAGGAAAAACATTACAGGAGAACCTCGAACAGGAATCAGATATTCCCGCAGGACAGGATATTATTCATTCTTTTAGCAATCCGATCAAAGCTACTGGTCATATTCGCATTCTTTTTGGAAACCTGGCAGAACAAGGAGCAGTAGCAAAAATTACCGGCAAAGAAGGAGAGTTTTTTGAAGGAGAAGCCATTGTGTTTGATTCAGAGGATGAGTTAAATGATGGTATTTTACACGGAAAAGTAAAAGCAGGGCATGTAGTAGTCATTCGCTACGTAGGTCCAAAAGGCGGTCCGGGTATGCCTGAAATGCTTAAACCAACCTCAGCTATTATAGGAGCAGGTCTGGGAAATAGCGTAGCCCTGATCACCGACGGCAGATTCTCCGGAGGTACACATGGATTTGTAGTCGGACATATTACGCCTGAAGCTCAGGAAGGTGGTACAATTGCCCTTGTTAAGAATGGCGACCGGATTGTAATTGATGCTGTCAACAACACTATTAATATACAAGTAAGTGCGGAAGAACTGGCTCAGCGAAAAACAACCTGGGTAGCTCCCCCTTACAAGGCAACTTCAGGCATTTTAAGAAAGTATATCAAAAATGTATCTTCTGCTTCAGAAGGCTGTGTAACTGATTTATAA